Part of the Sphingobacteriaceae bacterium genome, TGCGATATCTGCCGCGCATGATTTCTCCTCGCACCAACATTTGATATCCGGCCATTTCAGCGTTTTGATTTTCTTCTGCACAGCAATAATTATTTTCGTATGCAAAATCATTCGGGTAAACATCTATTAATTTAACAACAAAATCCGCATCGGTATTGGATATACTTACTTTCAAATCTGCTGTTAGTGGTCCGGCCAGTGTTAAATCTTCTTCTAATATTTCTGTTTCAAAAACCAAAACATCTGTTCTGCGTGCGGCAAATCTTTGATCGTCGCTCATATATTCTCTTGTTCTTCGTAAATGTACGTCTTCTGTATACGGCACCGGTTTTTTAGGATCACTTCTGTATGAAGTAAAAGCACTTGGTTCGGTTGGTTTCTTAAACGATAATTTTTCTCCTGAATTAAAATAAACTGTTTTGTATTCAATATTTTTAGGAGGCCATTGTTCAAATGTTTTCCACTCGTTTTCTCCGGAGAAAAAAATATTGGCTTCAGCTAATTTATTTCCGGTACCCAGTCCTCTTAAATAATATTCAAAAAACGGCACTTCAATGTTATCCTGATAGTACACTGCTGTTTTTGCACCAAAACGAATATTGCCTAATGCTGTTCCGTTACCGGAGTGCCATGCTCCATGCGACCAAGGTCCCATCACCAATCTATTTTCGGTAGTTGAACATTGCTTTTCAATTGCTTTGTACAAATTCCAGGCGCCGTAACAATCTTCGGCATCAAAGGTTCCGCCAACTGTTAATATGGAAGCACCAATAATTTTACATCCTTTTCGGGCATTTCTTTCTTTCCACCAATTATCGTAATCCGGGTGTTCAAACATTTCATTCCAGAATATAATAGAGTCGCCCATTAATTTGCTGAAATTTTTTAAGGCCCCGGTTTTTAAATAAAAATTGTAATTGTCTTTTTCTTTAAAATCAAATTTTCTTCCATAATGTTCAATAGGTTTCGGACGTGGCACTCCGAAACTGTAATAAAAACTAAATCCATCCATTAATGCAAACGCTCCATTGTGATGAAAATCGTCGCCTAAAAACCATTCGGTTACCGGTGCTTGCGGACTAACTGCTTTAAGTGCCGGATGATTACTTAAAGCGGCCATGGTACTATAAAATCCGGGATATGAAACGCCAAAAACGCCAACTTTACCGTTATTATTCGGAATATTTTTCACCATCCAGTCAATTGCATCATAACTATCACTAGCCTCATCCGTTTCTTTTCCTTTTTTGTGTTCATTAAAAGGTCTTACGTCTGCAAATTCACCCTCACTCATATATCTTCCTCGTACATCCTGCAATACCATAATGTATCCTTTTTTAGCGTATTTAAGCCAGCTTTTACTGTATAAACGCGGCGTACAAATATTTTTTTCATAAGGAGAACAGGAGTAAGGAGTTCGCATCATTAAAATAGGATGCTTTTCATTTTTATCCTTAGGTTCATAAATAGCCGTATAAAGTTTAATTCCATCACGCATTTCAATCATGACCACATTTTTGGAATAATTACTTACAAACCATGTACTATCGGCATTTTGCGCCAAAAAACAGAAGGGTAGTAAAAATAAAATCAATAAATTTCTCATTGTTTTTTAGTTTATAAAAGGATTTCAAAAATAAGTATTCCATTGGGCAATGCAAGTCATTTTTAGAGGGTAATTTAGATTTTTAACACGATTTACCCACAATCATGCGGATTTGTCTAAAAAGTCGTGACTTTAGTGTAACTAAAGCATAAATCCTGCATTTTCATTAACAAAGCTTCGTTTAAAACAATACCTTATGGGTATGTTTTCTGAGCAACACTTCCTTTAATTTTAAAGGTTAATGAGCACAGAAAAAAAGAATAAATACAGATCCAAAGATGTGGATTTGGATATAAGCGAAGAATCTCGCAATCCCTTTGAAAAGGTAGAAAGAGTGAAAGAGGAAAAACCACGAAAAAATGTTTCTGTTGATCATGATATTGAAGATATCAATGAGGAGATAGTTGTGGAAAAAAAATCCCGCAAGAATACACCAAAAGCAAAACCTGAACCGGTGGAAGTAGAAGAAGAGGAAAAGGAAAAGCAAGTGAAACCCAAGGCTAAAAAGCAAAAGAAAGAAAAATTTAATTTCAAGGAAAGAATCGAAAAAATTACTGCGGTATGGAGTGATGAACGCACTCAAAAAATTATTGGCTTAACTTTTGTTTTATCAGCTGCATTTTTAGCCATTTCTTTGGTGTCGTATTTTTTCACCTGGGATTTGGATCAGGATAAAGTGATGAGCGCAAATGCTGTTCTTTTTGATGCAGA contains:
- a CDS encoding CocE/NonD family hydrolase, translating into MRNLLILFLLPFCFLAQNADSTWFVSNYSKNVVMIEMRDGIKLYTAIYEPKDKNEKHPILMMRTPYSCSPYEKNICTPRLYSKSWLKYAKKGYIMVLQDVRGRYMSEGEFADVRPFNEHKKGKETDEASDSYDAIDWMVKNIPNNNGKVGVFGVSYPGFYSTMAALSNHPALKAVSPQAPVTEWFLGDDFHHNGAFALMDGFSFYYSFGVPRPKPIEHYGRKFDFKEKDNYNFYLKTGALKNFSKLMGDSIIFWNEMFEHPDYDNWWKERNARKGCKIIGASILTVGGTFDAEDCYGAWNLYKAIEKQCSTTENRLVMGPWSHGAWHSGNGTALGNIRFGAKTAVYYQDNIEVPFFEYYLRGLGTGNKLAEANIFFSGENEWKTFEQWPPKNIEYKTVYFNSGEKLSFKKPTEPSAFTSYRSDPKKPVPYTEDVHLRRTREYMSDDQRFAARRTDVLVFETEILEEDLTLAGPLTADLKVSISNTDADFVVKLIDVYPNDFAYENNYCCAEENQNAEMAGYQMLVRGEIMRGRYRNSFEKPEAFTPGKVETVKFELPDVAHTFKKGHKLMIQIQSSWFPLFDRNPQQFVNIYKCEDKDFIPCDIKIFHQEETASGIILPVLKK